The following coding sequences are from one Pseudonocardia sp. HH130630-07 window:
- a CDS encoding alpha/beta fold hydrolase has product MALPAPQRITVPGTTRPETTLSVHDTGGTGPAVVLLHGWPDRATLWPHQAAALAAAGHRVVVPDLRGFGESDRPEEPEHYRMRALRADVLGVADALGIDRFALAGHDWGSALGWSLTLASDRVTRYAAFSVGHPAAFATAGFTQKAKSWYMLWFQFPGVAEQVVPAHDWQFMRAWLHASFPEGHPLPAQHIADLSRPGALTASLNWYRANVDPASFVATEIPQVPAIRVPVLGVWGDADGALTEGQMRRSSEFAEDFRFVAVPGCGHWIPQEAPERATELLVDFLG; this is encoded by the coding sequence ATGGCGCTCCCGGCCCCGCAACGGATCACCGTCCCCGGCACCACCCGTCCCGAGACCACGCTCTCGGTGCACGACACCGGCGGCACCGGCCCGGCGGTGGTCCTGCTGCACGGCTGGCCCGACCGGGCGACGCTGTGGCCCCACCAGGCGGCGGCACTCGCCGCGGCCGGGCACCGGGTCGTCGTCCCGGACCTGCGCGGTTTCGGTGAGTCCGACCGGCCGGAGGAGCCGGAGCACTACCGGATGCGCGCCCTGCGGGCCGACGTGCTCGGCGTCGCCGACGCGCTCGGCATCGACCGCTTCGCCCTCGCCGGCCACGACTGGGGGTCCGCGCTCGGCTGGTCGCTGACCCTGGCCTCGGACCGGGTCACCCGCTACGCCGCGTTCTCCGTCGGGCACCCGGCCGCGTTCGCCACCGCGGGCTTCACGCAGAAGGCGAAGTCCTGGTACATGCTGTGGTTCCAGTTCCCCGGGGTCGCCGAGCAGGTCGTCCCGGCCCACGACTGGCAGTTCATGCGGGCGTGGCTGCACGCGTCGTTCCCGGAGGGGCACCCGCTGCCCGCGCAGCACATCGCCGACCTCTCCCGGCCGGGCGCGCTGACCGCCTCGCTCAACTGGTACCGGGCCAACGTCGACCCGGCGTCGTTCGTGGCCACCGAGATCCCGCAGGTCCCGGCGATCCGGGTGCCGGTGCTCGGGGTGTGGGGCGACGCGGACGGCGCGCTCACCGAGGGGCAGATGCGGCGGTCCTCGGAGTTCGCCGAGGACTTCCGGTTCGTGGCGGTGCCGGGCTGCGGGCACTGGATCCCGCAGGAGGCGCCGGAGCGGGCGACGGAGCTGCTCGTCGACTTCCTGGGCTGA
- the gndA gene encoding NADP-dependent phosphogluconate dehydrogenase produces MAEKSRIGVTGLAVMGANLARNMARRGFPVAVHNRTTAKTTEFMKDYGHEGTFTGAESLQEFVDALETPRKIVVMVKAGKPVDAVIDELAPLLDDGDIIIDAGNSHFPDTDRRAAYCAERGLRFMGIGVSGGEEGALNGPSIMPGGPQEAYGEVADILTAIAADVDGTPCCTHVGPGGAGHYVKMVHNGIEYADIQLIAEAYDLLSHVGGLSAPEIGTIFEQWNTGDLESFLIEITGIVLAKTDERTQAPLVDVITDQAEQKGTGRWTAIDALDLGVPLTGITEAVFARTLSALRDERKAASTTLAGPAQQRTGDVDQLVEDVRQALYASKVVAYAQGFAQMRAASQANDWDLDLGAMARIWRGGCIIRAQFLNRITEAYESHPDLDNLLMVPYFTEAVGAAQDAWRRVVVTATENGVAIPAFSSSLSYYDGYRRERGPANLIQGLRDYFGAHTYRRIDGDGTFHTRWSQDGSEVRTD; encoded by the coding sequence ATGGCGGAGAAGAGCCGGATCGGCGTCACCGGGCTGGCGGTGATGGGGGCGAACCTCGCCCGCAACATGGCCCGCCGCGGTTTTCCGGTGGCGGTGCACAACCGCACCACCGCGAAGACCACCGAGTTCATGAAGGACTACGGGCACGAGGGCACCTTCACCGGTGCCGAGTCGCTCCAGGAGTTCGTGGACGCGCTGGAGACGCCGCGCAAGATCGTCGTCATGGTCAAGGCGGGCAAGCCGGTCGACGCCGTGATCGACGAGCTCGCCCCGCTGCTCGACGACGGCGACATCATCATCGACGCCGGCAACTCGCACTTCCCGGACACCGACCGCCGGGCCGCCTACTGCGCGGAACGCGGCCTGCGGTTCATGGGGATCGGGGTGTCCGGTGGCGAGGAGGGCGCGCTGAACGGGCCGAGCATCATGCCCGGCGGCCCGCAGGAGGCCTACGGCGAGGTCGCCGACATCCTCACCGCGATCGCCGCGGACGTCGACGGCACCCCGTGCTGCACGCACGTCGGGCCGGGCGGCGCCGGGCACTACGTGAAGATGGTGCACAACGGCATCGAGTACGCCGACATCCAGCTCATCGCCGAGGCCTACGACCTGCTCAGCCACGTCGGCGGGCTCTCGGCCCCGGAGATCGGGACGATCTTCGAGCAGTGGAACACCGGTGATCTCGAGTCGTTCCTCATCGAGATCACCGGCATCGTGCTCGCCAAGACCGACGAGCGGACGCAGGCGCCGCTGGTCGACGTCATCACCGACCAGGCCGAGCAGAAGGGCACCGGCCGCTGGACGGCGATCGACGCCCTCGACCTCGGCGTCCCGCTCACCGGGATCACCGAGGCCGTGTTCGCGCGTACGCTGTCCGCGCTGCGCGACGAGCGGAAGGCCGCGTCGACGACCCTGGCCGGGCCCGCGCAGCAGCGCACCGGCGACGTGGACCAGCTCGTCGAGGACGTCCGGCAGGCGCTCTACGCGTCGAAGGTCGTCGCCTACGCGCAGGGGTTCGCGCAGATGCGGGCGGCGTCGCAGGCCAACGACTGGGATCTCGACCTGGGCGCGATGGCCCGGATCTGGCGCGGCGGCTGCATCATCCGGGCCCAGTTCCTCAACCGGATCACCGAGGCCTACGAGTCCCACCCCGACCTCGACAACCTGCTGATGGTCCCGTACTTCACCGAGGCGGTCGGCGCGGCGCAGGACGCGTGGCGGCGGGTCGTCGTCACCGCGACCGAGAACGGCGTCGCGATCCCGGCGTTCTCCTCCAGCCTGTCCTACTACGACGGCTACCGCCGCGAGCGCGGCCCGGCGAACCTGATCCAGGGCCTGCGCGACTACTTCGGCGCGCACACCTACCGGCGGATCGACGGCGACGGCACCTTCCACACCCGGTGGAGCCAGGACGGCAGCGAGGTGCGCACCGACTGA
- a CDS encoding DUF2127 domain-containing protein gives MKKAHWLHHVVARILARDLVGPPDGTLARHFVAGTDAVSGDGRTFAVVYLAVHGAIKLVLVAALLRRWLPAYPPAVVVLVLFVGYELVHAWHTGSLLLPVLALLDVAIIVFVLREYRLLRARRDGRAP, from the coding sequence TTGAAAAAGGCTCACTGGCTGCACCACGTCGTGGCCCGGATCCTGGCCCGGGACCTGGTCGGCCCGCCGGACGGGACCCTGGCCCGGCATTTCGTCGCCGGTACCGACGCGGTCTCCGGCGACGGCCGGACCTTCGCCGTCGTCTACCTCGCGGTGCACGGGGCGATCAAGCTGGTGCTGGTCGCGGCGCTGCTCCGCCGGTGGTTGCCCGCGTACCCGCCGGCCGTGGTGGTGCTGGTGCTGTTCGTCGGCTACGAGCTGGTGCACGCCTGGCACACCGGGTCGCTGCTGCTCCCGGTGCTGGCGCTGCTGGACGTGGCGATCATCGTGTTCGTGCTGCGGGAGTACCGGCTGCTGCGGGCACGCCGGGACGGTCGAGCGCCGTGA
- a CDS encoding FAD-dependent oxidoreductase, with translation MQQWSDVVVVGAGQAGLSAAAGLRRGGLEPGRGFVVLDGEDGPGGAWRHRWPSLRMRTVNGIHDVAGVASGFDDPGADPDRRARDAVPGYFADIERTWDLQVRRPVRVRAVRDAAPGPGAAGPGAAGPLAVETDQGTWSTAHLINATGTWTRPFVPAYPGLASFRGRSLHARDYPGPGAMAGRRVVVVGGGITAVQLLLEIAPYAAATTWVTRREPVWQEGPFDAERGRAAVALVEERVRAGLPPRSVVGVTGLGLTPEVRAGIASGVLRRRPMFSRVTPDGVAWDGDGAGPATEAADVLLWATGWRPALGHLAPLGLRGPGGGIVLGPPQDTGVVADPRVHLVGYGPSASTIGADRAGRAAARAVLTALDRPGVPAAAGTPAARTR, from the coding sequence GTGCAGCAGTGGAGCGACGTCGTGGTGGTGGGGGCCGGGCAGGCGGGCCTGTCCGCAGCCGCCGGGTTGCGCCGCGGCGGCCTGGAACCCGGCCGCGGCTTCGTCGTCCTCGACGGTGAGGACGGCCCGGGCGGCGCGTGGCGGCACCGCTGGCCGAGCCTGCGCATGCGCACCGTCAACGGCATCCACGACGTCGCGGGCGTCGCGTCCGGGTTCGACGACCCCGGCGCCGACCCGGACCGGCGGGCACGTGACGCGGTCCCCGGCTACTTCGCCGACATCGAGCGGACCTGGGACCTGCAGGTCCGCCGCCCGGTACGGGTACGAGCGGTCCGTGACGCCGCCCCCGGGCCCGGCGCCGCCGGGCCCGGCGCCGCGGGGCCGCTCGCCGTGGAGACCGACCAGGGCACCTGGAGCACCGCGCACCTGATCAACGCGACCGGCACCTGGACCCGGCCGTTCGTCCCCGCCTACCCGGGGCTCGCGTCGTTCCGGGGCCGGAGCCTGCACGCCCGTGACTACCCGGGCCCGGGGGCGATGGCGGGGCGGCGGGTGGTCGTCGTCGGCGGTGGCATCACCGCGGTGCAGCTGCTGCTGGAGATCGCCCCGTACGCGGCGGCGACGACCTGGGTCACCCGGCGCGAACCGGTCTGGCAGGAGGGCCCGTTCGACGCCGAGCGGGGCCGGGCCGCGGTCGCGCTCGTCGAGGAGCGGGTGCGGGCCGGGCTGCCGCCGCGCAGCGTCGTCGGGGTCACCGGGCTCGGCCTGACCCCGGAGGTGCGGGCCGGCATCGCGAGCGGCGTGCTGCGCCGGCGGCCGATGTTCAGCCGGGTCACCCCGGACGGCGTGGCCTGGGACGGGGACGGCGCCGGACCCGCCACCGAGGCCGCGGACGTGCTGCTCTGGGCGACGGGCTGGCGTCCGGCGCTGGGCCACCTCGCCCCGCTGGGCCTGCGCGGGCCGGGCGGCGGCATCGTGCTGGGCCCGCCGCAGGACACCGGCGTCGTCGCCGACCCGCGGGTGCACCTGGTGGGCTACGGGCCCTCGGCGAGCACGATCGGCGCGGACCGGGCCGGACGCGCGGCCGCCCGCGCCGTGCTCACGGCGCTCGACCGTCCCGGCGTGCCCGCAGCAGCCGGTACTCCCGCAGCACGAACACGATGA
- a CDS encoding pyridoxal-phosphate dependent enzyme, whose amino-acid sequence MGELVTLDDIETAAERIAGGVVRTPTVASPGLGALLGAPVLLKLEHLQRAGSFKPRGVLAKLATLTDAERAAGLVAVSGGNHGLAVAEVAGAAGVTAVVVMPENAPRRSVAAARAAGADVRLTPDIPAAFALAGELQAAGMTLVHPFDDPVVLAAQGTVGLELARDATALGEPPTDVLVSVGGGALLSGVAAAVRALLPGTRVWGVETAGAEAMSAAQAAGGPVPVTITSAITTLSAPAVSQLTYDHVREFVHEMLVVPDDAAFRGSVELAEHAGIWAEPAAGCLVAGARTVVGRHPGARLALVVCGANADVADVLGALRHTG is encoded by the coding sequence ATGGGCGAACTGGTGACCCTCGACGACATCGAGACGGCGGCCGAGCGCATCGCGGGCGGGGTGGTGCGCACCCCCACGGTGGCGTCCCCCGGCCTCGGCGCGCTGCTCGGCGCCCCGGTGCTGCTGAAGCTGGAGCACCTGCAGCGGGCCGGGTCGTTCAAGCCGCGCGGGGTGCTGGCGAAGCTCGCGACGCTGACCGACGCCGAGCGCGCGGCCGGTCTGGTCGCCGTCTCCGGCGGCAACCACGGGCTGGCCGTGGCCGAGGTGGCGGGTGCGGCGGGGGTGACGGCCGTCGTCGTCATGCCGGAGAACGCGCCGCGCCGGTCGGTGGCCGCGGCCCGGGCGGCGGGTGCCGACGTCCGGCTCACCCCGGACATCCCTGCCGCGTTCGCGCTGGCCGGTGAGCTGCAGGCGGCGGGGATGACCCTGGTGCACCCGTTCGACGACCCGGTGGTGCTCGCCGCGCAGGGCACCGTCGGGCTGGAGCTGGCCCGGGACGCGACCGCGCTCGGGGAGCCGCCGACCGACGTCCTCGTCTCCGTCGGCGGGGGTGCGCTGCTGTCCGGAGTGGCCGCGGCGGTGCGGGCCCTGCTGCCCGGTACCCGGGTCTGGGGCGTGGAGACCGCCGGTGCCGAGGCGATGTCCGCGGCGCAGGCCGCCGGCGGCCCGGTGCCGGTCACGATCACCTCGGCGATCACGACGCTGTCCGCACCGGCGGTGTCGCAGCTGACCTACGACCACGTCCGCGAGTTCGTGCACGAGATGCTCGTCGTGCCCGACGACGCGGCGTTCCGGGGCAGCGTCGAGCTCGCCGAGCACGCCGGGATCTGGGCCGAGCCCGCCGCCGGGTGCCTGGTCGCGGGTGCCCGCACGGTCGTCGGACGGCATCCCGGCGCCCGGCTCGCGCTGGTCGTGTGCGGGGCGAACGCCGACGTCGCCGACGTCCTGGGAGCGCTGCGCCACACCGGGTGA
- a CDS encoding DinB family protein, translated as MNTADRMADLLTDTDTAVDGERATILETLAKHRMLLRYTVAELSDADARRRPTASALTLAGILKHVEGVERGWVDFVLTGVVEGAEEWDAAPADPDAERDDFAVGPDDTLDALLERYTTTAARTDELVRTVDLGLAHPLPPAPWFPENASWSARQVFAHIIGETAQHSGHADIIRETVDGRKSMG; from the coding sequence GTGAACACCGCCGACCGTATGGCCGATCTGCTCACCGACACCGACACCGCCGTGGACGGCGAGCGCGCGACCATCCTGGAGACCCTCGCCAAGCACCGGATGCTGCTGCGGTACACCGTCGCCGAACTGTCCGATGCCGACGCCCGGCGGCGCCCCACCGCGAGCGCGCTGACCCTGGCCGGGATCCTCAAGCACGTCGAGGGCGTCGAGCGCGGCTGGGTGGACTTCGTCCTGACCGGGGTGGTCGAGGGCGCCGAGGAGTGGGACGCGGCCCCCGCGGACCCGGACGCCGAGCGGGACGACTTCGCCGTCGGGCCCGACGACACCCTGGACGCGCTGCTGGAGCGCTACACCACCACCGCGGCCCGCACCGACGAGCTCGTGCGCACGGTCGACCTCGGGCTGGCGCACCCGCTCCCGCCCGCGCCGTGGTTCCCCGAGAACGCCTCGTGGAGCGCCCGGCAGGTGTTCGCCCACATCATCGGCGAGACCGCCCAGCACAGCGGGCACGCCGACATCATCCGGGAGACCGTCGACGGCCGGAAGTCGATGGGCTGA
- a CDS encoding DinB family protein translates to MNASTDSQTITGERAELIATLDRHRGFLLRTAEGLTEEQARTRSTVSELTIASLLKHVADTEEGWFRFALEGAEAFNDVYNSDVDWDAVEQNAGDWEDTRFVLAEHETLEYLRARIDQVAARSEEILRTADLDTAHELPVAPWFEPGVSWSVRRIAIHMLAEISQHAGHADIIREAVDGAKTMG, encoded by the coding sequence GTGAACGCCAGCACCGATTCCCAGACCATCACCGGCGAGCGGGCCGAGCTGATCGCGACCCTCGACCGGCACCGCGGCTTCCTGCTGCGCACGGCCGAGGGGCTCACCGAGGAGCAGGCCCGGACCCGGAGCACGGTGAGCGAGCTGACGATCGCGTCGCTGCTCAAGCACGTCGCGGACACCGAGGAGGGGTGGTTCCGCTTCGCGCTGGAGGGCGCGGAGGCGTTCAACGACGTCTACAACTCCGACGTCGACTGGGACGCGGTCGAGCAGAACGCCGGCGACTGGGAGGACACCCGGTTCGTGCTGGCCGAGCACGAGACCCTGGAGTACCTGCGCGCACGGATCGACCAGGTCGCGGCCCGCTCCGAGGAGATCCTGCGCACCGCGGACCTCGACACCGCGCACGAGCTGCCGGTGGCCCCCTGGTTCGAGCCCGGCGTGTCCTGGTCGGTGCGCCGGATCGCGATCCACATGCTCGCCGAGATCAGCCAGCACGCCGGGCACGCGGACATCATCCGCGAGGCCGTCGACGGCGCGAAGACGATGGGCTGA
- a CDS encoding glycerol-3-phosphate dehydrogenase/oxidase has translation MKSVALSPEARTAALQAMGDRELDVLVVGGGVVGAGSALDAATRGLSVGLVEARDFASGTSSRSSKLVHGGLRYLEMLDFRLVAEALAERGLLIQQLAPHLVRPVPFLYPLQHRGWERLYAGAGVALYDTLGFLSGRSRGVPHHRHLTRRGARRVVPSLRKDALVGALQYYDAQVDDARHTMFIARTAAAYGAHVATRARVVGLLKEAGRVVGATVQDLESGEQVDVRAKQVINATGVWTDDTQGLAGERGLFKVRASKGIHLVVPRDRIRGESGLILRTEKSVLFVIPWGRHWIIGTTDTGWDLDKAHPAASAADIDYLLQHVNTVLEQPLTHDDVEGVYAGLRPLLSGESESTSKLSREHAVATPVPGLVVVAGGKYTTYRVMAKDAVDAAVHGLDAKVPASCTAEVPLLGAEGYHALTNATANLARSSGLHPARIEHLLGRYGSLIQEVLDLAAADPTLTEPLAGAPDYLRAEVVYAASHESARHLEDILARRTRISIETFDRGVEATQEAARLVAPVLGWNDEQVEREVDHYRKRVEAERESQRMPDDATADAARLGAPDVVPVSG, from the coding sequence ATGAAATCGGTGGCGCTCTCCCCGGAGGCCCGTACCGCGGCGCTGCAGGCGATGGGCGACCGCGAACTCGACGTACTCGTCGTCGGCGGCGGTGTCGTCGGCGCCGGCTCCGCGCTCGACGCCGCCACGCGCGGCCTGTCGGTCGGTCTCGTCGAGGCCCGCGACTTCGCCTCGGGCACGTCCAGCCGCTCGTCCAAGCTCGTCCACGGTGGCCTGCGCTACCTGGAGATGCTGGACTTCCGCCTGGTCGCCGAGGCACTCGCCGAGCGCGGCCTGCTCATCCAGCAGCTGGCCCCGCACCTGGTCCGCCCGGTCCCGTTCCTCTACCCGCTGCAGCACCGGGGCTGGGAACGGCTCTACGCCGGCGCCGGCGTCGCCCTCTACGACACGCTCGGGTTCCTGTCCGGGCGCTCGCGGGGCGTCCCGCACCACCGCCACCTCACCCGGCGCGGTGCCCGGCGGGTCGTCCCGTCCCTGCGCAAGGACGCGCTGGTGGGCGCCCTGCAATACTACGACGCCCAGGTCGACGACGCGCGGCACACCATGTTCATCGCGCGCACCGCCGCCGCCTACGGCGCGCACGTGGCGACCCGGGCCCGCGTCGTCGGGCTGCTCAAGGAGGCCGGCCGGGTGGTCGGCGCCACCGTGCAGGACCTCGAGTCCGGCGAGCAGGTCGACGTCCGTGCCAAGCAGGTCATCAACGCCACCGGCGTGTGGACCGACGACACCCAGGGCCTGGCCGGCGAGCGCGGCCTGTTCAAGGTGCGGGCTTCGAAGGGCATCCACCTCGTGGTGCCCCGGGACCGGATCCGCGGCGAGTCCGGGCTGATCCTGCGCACCGAGAAGTCGGTACTGTTCGTCATCCCGTGGGGCCGGCACTGGATCATCGGCACCACCGACACCGGCTGGGACCTGGACAAGGCGCACCCGGCGGCCAGCGCGGCGGACATCGACTACCTGTTGCAGCACGTCAACACGGTCCTGGAGCAGCCGCTGACGCACGACGACGTCGAGGGCGTCTACGCGGGCCTGCGGCCGCTGCTGTCCGGGGAGTCGGAGTCGACGTCGAAGCTGTCCCGCGAGCACGCCGTCGCGACACCGGTGCCGGGCCTCGTCGTCGTCGCCGGTGGGAAGTACACGACCTACCGGGTCATGGCGAAGGACGCGGTGGACGCCGCCGTGCACGGCCTGGACGCGAAGGTCCCCGCCTCGTGCACCGCGGAGGTCCCGCTGCTCGGTGCCGAGGGCTACCACGCACTGACCAACGCGACCGCGAACCTGGCCCGTTCGTCGGGGCTGCACCCGGCGCGGATCGAGCACCTGCTCGGCCGCTACGGGTCGCTGATCCAGGAGGTGCTCGACCTCGCCGCCGCCGACCCGACGCTCACCGAGCCGCTCGCGGGCGCGCCGGACTACCTGCGCGCCGAGGTCGTCTACGCGGCGTCGCACGAGAGCGCCCGGCACCTGGAGGACATCCTGGCCCGGCGGACCCGGATCTCGATCGAGACCTTCGACCGCGGGGTCGAGGCGACCCAGGAGGCGGCCCGGCTCGTCGCGCCCGTACTGGGCTGGAACGACGAGCAGGTCGAGCGCGAGGTCGACCACTACCGCAAGCGGGTGGAGGCCGAGCGGGAGAGCCAGCGGATGCCCGACGACGCGACCGCCGACGCCGCCCGGCTCGGCGCGCCGGACGTCGTACCGGTCAGCGGCTGA
- the glpK gene encoding glycerol kinase GlpK has protein sequence MAEFVGAIDQGTTSSRFMIFDHSGNEVGRHQLEHEQILPQAGWVEHNPVEIIERTNACLQSALNSTRLSASDLVALGVTNQRETTVVWNRRTGRPYYNAIVWQDTRTDRIASALEREGKGDVIRRKAGLPPATYFSGGKIQWILENVDGVRAAAEAGDAVFGNTDTWVIWNLTGGPNGGLHVTDVTNASRTMLMDLETLDWDDELLGFFGIPRQMLPEIKPSSSIDGFGSTLAGGALGGEVRITGDLGDQQAATVGQVCFAPGEAKNTYGTGNFMLLNTGNELVRSESGLLSTVCYKFGDEPVVYALEGSIAVTGSAVQWLRDQLGIISGASQSESLARQVDDNGGVYFVPAFSGLFAPYWRSDARGAIVGLSRFNTNAHLARATLEAICYQSRDVAEAMSKDSGVALDVLKVDGGVTLNELCMQIQADVLGVSVSRPVVAETTALGAAYAAGLAVGFWSSTDELRANWNEARRWEPEWDAAQRDEGYAKWKKAVERTLDWVDVE, from the coding sequence ATGGCCGAGTTCGTCGGCGCCATCGACCAGGGAACCACGTCCAGCCGGTTCATGATCTTCGATCACTCCGGCAACGAGGTGGGCCGCCACCAGCTGGAGCACGAGCAGATCCTGCCGCAGGCCGGCTGGGTCGAGCACAACCCGGTGGAGATCATCGAGCGGACCAACGCGTGCCTGCAGTCCGCGTTGAACTCCACCCGCCTGTCCGCGTCCGACCTGGTCGCGCTCGGGGTCACCAACCAGCGCGAGACCACCGTCGTGTGGAACCGGCGCACCGGACGTCCCTACTACAACGCGATCGTCTGGCAGGACACCCGCACCGACCGCATCGCCTCGGCCCTGGAGCGCGAGGGCAAGGGCGACGTGATCCGGCGCAAGGCCGGGCTCCCGCCGGCCACCTACTTCTCCGGCGGCAAGATCCAGTGGATCCTGGAGAACGTCGACGGGGTCCGCGCGGCGGCCGAGGCCGGGGACGCGGTGTTCGGCAACACCGACACCTGGGTCATCTGGAACCTCACCGGCGGCCCGAACGGCGGGCTGCACGTCACCGACGTGACCAACGCCAGCCGCACCATGCTGATGGACCTCGAGACCCTGGACTGGGACGACGAGCTGCTCGGCTTCTTCGGCATCCCGCGGCAGATGCTGCCCGAGATCAAGCCGTCGTCGTCGATCGACGGGTTCGGCTCCACGCTGGCGGGCGGTGCGCTCGGTGGCGAGGTCCGGATCACCGGCGACCTCGGCGACCAGCAGGCCGCGACCGTCGGGCAGGTGTGCTTCGCGCCCGGCGAGGCCAAGAACACCTACGGCACCGGCAACTTCATGCTGCTCAACACCGGCAACGAGCTGGTCCGCTCGGAGTCCGGCCTGCTGTCCACGGTCTGCTACAAGTTCGGCGACGAGCCGGTCGTCTACGCGCTCGAGGGCTCCATCGCCGTCACCGGGTCGGCCGTGCAGTGGCTGCGCGACCAGCTCGGCATCATCTCCGGTGCGTCGCAGTCCGAGTCGCTGGCCCGTCAGGTCGACGACAACGGCGGGGTCTACTTCGTGCCCGCCTTCTCCGGGCTGTTCGCCCCGTACTGGCGCTCCGACGCCCGTGGCGCGATCGTCGGCCTGTCCCGGTTCAACACCAACGCGCACCTGGCCCGGGCGACGCTGGAGGCGATCTGCTACCAGTCCCGCGACGTCGCCGAGGCGATGAGCAAGGACTCCGGCGTCGCACTGGACGTGCTCAAGGTCGACGGCGGCGTCACGCTCAACGAGCTGTGCATGCAGATCCAGGCCGACGTGCTCGGCGTCTCGGTGTCCCGGCCGGTCGTGGCCGAGACGACTGCGCTCGGCGCCGCCTACGCGGCCGGGCTCGCCGTGGGCTTCTGGTCCTCCACCGACGAGCTGCGGGCGAACTGGAACGAGGCCCGGCGCTGGGAGCCCGAGTGGGACGCCGCCCAGCGCGACGAGGGGTACGCCAAGTGGAAGAAGGCCGTGGAGCGGACGCTCGACTGGGTCGACGTCGAGTGA
- a CDS encoding MIP/aquaporin family protein: protein MTSSEKTEAAPTARAPSLLGELSAEFAGTMILILFGVGVVAQVTTTPDGGNGQYDSVAWSWGIGVMLGVYVAGRISGAHLNPAVTLAFALYDGFPWRKVAPFVLAQTLGAFVAALIVRVTYADFIRSVDPNLTDTQGIFSTLPGDPVSIPTAFLDQVVGTAILVFVIFALVHPRNKGPLSNMAPFMIGILVVGIGMAWGANAGYAINPARDFGPRLASWISGYDTAWVTPDGTPYWWLPIVAPLVGAVVGGGLFKLLIDRYIPAEEAPQEVGRV from the coding sequence ATGACGAGCTCCGAGAAGACCGAGGCGGCGCCCACGGCGAGGGCACCGTCCCTGCTCGGTGAGCTGAGCGCCGAGTTCGCCGGGACGATGATCCTCATCCTCTTCGGCGTCGGCGTCGTCGCGCAGGTCACCACCACACCCGACGGCGGCAACGGCCAGTACGACTCGGTCGCCTGGTCCTGGGGCATCGGCGTCATGCTCGGTGTCTACGTGGCCGGCCGGATCTCCGGCGCCCACCTCAACCCGGCCGTCACCCTCGCGTTCGCGCTCTACGACGGCTTCCCGTGGCGCAAGGTCGCGCCGTTCGTGCTGGCCCAGACCCTCGGCGCCTTCGTGGCGGCGCTCATCGTGCGGGTCACCTACGCCGACTTCATCCGCTCGGTGGACCCGAACCTGACCGACACCCAGGGCATCTTCTCGACCCTGCCCGGTGACCCGGTCTCGATCCCCACCGCGTTCCTCGACCAGGTCGTCGGCACCGCGATCCTGGTGTTCGTGATCTTCGCGCTGGTGCACCCGCGCAACAAGGGCCCGCTGTCGAACATGGCGCCGTTCATGATCGGCATCCTGGTGGTGGGCATCGGCATGGCCTGGGGCGCGAACGCCGGCTACGCCATCAACCCGGCGCGCGACTTCGGGCCGCGGCTGGCGTCCTGGATCTCCGGCTACGACACCGCGTGGGTCACCCCGGACGGCACCCCCTACTGGTGGCTGCCGATCGTCGCGCCGCTGGTGGGCGCCGTCGTCGGCGGTGGGCTGTTCAAGCTGCTGATCGACCGCTACATCCCGGCCGAGGAGGCCCCGCAGGAGGTCGGACGGGTCTGA